The following coding sequences lie in one Populus trichocarpa isolate Nisqually-1 chromosome 14, P.trichocarpa_v4.1, whole genome shotgun sequence genomic window:
- the LOC7492733 gene encoding probable WRKY transcription factor 43 has translation MEGQEAPPPPPPSLPQFPSQNPPYLFTPSLLLSSSLHPSVIEPQSLPDIDWVGLLSGQSGLGENRPFMDSASMVAENGAEEEKDKKKGGRMKKTTRPRFAFQTRSADDVLDDGYRWRKYGQKAVKNSKYPRSYYRCTHHTCNVKKQVQRLSKDTSIVVTTYEGIHNHPCEKMMETLTPLLKQMQFLARF, from the exons ATGGAAGGCCAAGAagccccaccaccaccaccaccatcactacCACAATTTCCATCCCAAAACCCTCCCTATCTCTTCACGCCCTCACTGCTCCTATCCTCCTCATTGCACCCTTCTGTAATTGAGCCTCAAAGCCTTCCAGATATTGATTGGGTTGGCCTTCTCTCTGGCCAATCCGGGCTCGGCGAGAATAGGCCTTTCATGGACAGTGCTTCTATGGTAGCTGAAAATGGAGCTGAggaagaaaaggataagaagaaAGGTGGAAGAATGAAAAAGACAACCCGGCCAAGATTTGCTTTTCAAACTAGAAGTGCAGACGATGTTCTTGATGATGGATATCGGTGGAGGAAATATGGGCAAAAGGCAGTGAAGAACAGCAAATACCCCAG GAGTTACTATCGGTGTACACATCATACATGCAACGTGAAGAAACAAGTGCAAAGGTTATCCAAGGACACGAGCATAGTCGTCACGACTTATGAAGGAATTCATAATCATCCATGTGAGAAAATGATGGAAACCCTAACTCCTCTTCTCAAGCAGATGCAGTTCCTTGCTAGGTTTTAA
- the LOC7492734 gene encoding late embryogenesis abundant protein Lea14-A, translating into MSELLCKAKQFLVEKVANVKTPEATVTDVDLEGVHRDSIDYGAKVSVDNPYEAAIPICEISYVLKSDGRVIASGTIPDPGSLKAKDTTILDVPVKVPHSVLVSLVKDIGRDWDIDYELEIGLTIDLPIVGNFTIPLSWKGEVKLPTLSDLF; encoded by the exons ATGTCGGAGTTGCTATGCAAGGCCAAGCAGTTTTTGGTAGAGAAGGTGGCTAATGTCAAGACCCCGGAGGCTACCGTCACCGACGTGGATCTTGAAGGCGTGCACCGTGACAGCATAGACTACGGTGCAAAGGTGTCTGTCGATAACCCTTATGAAGCTGCGATCCCTATTTGCGAGATTTCTTACGTTCTCAAAAGTGATGGCAG GGTGATCGCATCAGGGACAATACCAGACCCTGGCTCGCTGAAAGCTAAAGACACAACAATCTTAGATGTGCCAGTGAAGGTGCCACACAGTGTACTGGTGAGCTTGGTGAAGGACATTGGTAGAGACTGGGACATAGACTACGAGTTGGAAATAGGTCTCACAATTGACCTCCCTATCGTCGGCAATTTCACCATTCCTCTCTCCTGGAAGGGTGAAGTCAAGCTGCCTACCCTCTCCGATCTGTTCTAA